Proteins encoded together in one Pseudopipra pipra isolate bDixPip1 chromosome 23, bDixPip1.hap1, whole genome shotgun sequence window:
- the PHLDB1 gene encoding pleckstrin homology-like domain family B member 1 isoform X2: MLGSAASQCMGDMGTLPWRVPLGSRTRWQPVPRSIQYLQAGIMEASGRTPTSPTHRVQNVIQNSPLDLIDTGKGLKVQTEKPHLVSLGSGRLSTAITLLPLEEGKTTIGTAMTDIVLQGPGLVPQHCYIENVQGTLTLHPCGNTCTIDGVTVRRPTRLTQGCTICLGQATFLRFNHPAEAKWMKSMIPAGGRSPAAFYGLPAKPEALVNGGHQPSERGCPSHSSLVSSIEKDLQDIMDSLVLEEPASPGIQKPPACGRSPLSPVVNGGGRCLLSPLPSPGAASGGSSYENFSPLSSPASSSSYTSPSLSSQEQGPPVPPLVPLRSSSYNHTVQPPTLPSGSPSEPWPVERLGDHRAGSPRLTPRVAPRPRAALQERPPSPFREPRDSLVPSRQAASRAVPEARLQPPESPRVARRNMESMRELPPLSPSLSRRAASPRAAPDTPSPQPRLGREVPGSPRARRKGLEESRGAGSPSPPLLAETSTRRPSFGTCLSPTYGLSSPAMPSPHQSPRAPRKPLGDPRLPAGPRERKNSITEISDNEDELLEYHRRQRQERVREQEMERLERQRLETILNLCAEYTKTDSTEPGDVPRLLAGDADPGRRVPRGAVALGRAAEELRQRESLEKSDEENLKEECSSTESTHHEHEELTGPRAKEAQRLEEERAIVLGHLDQLKGRVKELEQQLQETSREAEMERALLQGERESEAARLRQEQEAVQQLQEKLSSLDASIRKERDKERAKIDAERKELEQLRVLYHESKSHLDKCPESMREQLREQMRREAEALETEAKLFEDLEFQQLERESRLEEEREARGKQLLQSRAECNRSIARRKERVAALDAQAAQIRLQSAQEAERLTRERSGVLQLLQKENEKLMSLERRYQLVTGGRSFPKMSSALREETLSEPYELLEGTKSLSPLPAAAASLASPATRSYPKAQEEYMRLSDVFRFCSNAHGPSLDTKASAAAPAAAQRSFLLAVPPAADEYVTVEQLSGILGSLHTPAASLLGCTPPAPSSSACAPPPLSSLSSPFISAEMEQQLPGGPVCLPALDLEKWYQEVMAGFETSSCPVSPPSSPPPLPAKAHSSHKALQVYRAKTEGDAGVPTPRMKSGTPSSSQLNLSVLGRSPSPKGPPSPAGSLPRNLAATLQDIETKRQLALQQKAKLLPAEPLQPGDLPGQQVIEEQKRRLAELKQKAAAEAQSQWEALHGQPPFPAAFPRLVHHSILHHHRPHGAGPRAEELDHAYDTLSLESSDSMETSISTGNNSACSPDNISSASGMETGKIEEMEKMLKEAHAEKSRLMESREREMELRRQALEDERRRREQLERRLQDETARRQKLVEKEVKLREKHFSQARPLTRYLPIRKEDFNLRLHIESSGHSVDTCYHVILTEKMCKGYLVKMGGKIKSWKKRWFVFDRMKRTLSYYMDKHETKLKGVIYFQAIEEVYYDHLRSAAKSPNPALTFCVKTHDRLYYMVAPSAEAMRIWMDVIVTGAEGYTQFMN, from the exons ATGCTGGGAAGTGCAGCATCCCAGTGCATGGGGGACATGGGCACCCTGCCGTGGAGGGTCCCACTCGGCTCCAGGACCAGGTGGCAG CCCGTGCCCAGAAGCATCCAGTATCTCCAGGCAGGCATCATGGAGGCATCTGGCAGGACCCCCACCAGCCCAACCCACAGAGTCCAGAATGTCATCCAG AACAGCCCTCTGGACCTGATTGACACGGGCAAGGGGCTAAAAGTGCAGACAGAGAAGCCACATTTGGTGAGCCTGGGCAGCGGCCGACTCAGCACTGCCATCACGCTCCTGCCCCTGGAGGAAG GAAAGACCACCATCGGCACAGCCATGACAGACATTGTCCTGCAAGGCCCTGGGCTGGTGCCTCAGCACTGCTACATTGAGAACGTGCAGGGGACGCTCACCCTGCACCCCTGTGGCAACACCTGCACCATCGATGGTGTGACTGTCCGGCGGCCCACGCGCCTCACCCAAG GGTGCACCATCTGCCTGGGCCAGGCCACCTTCCTCCGCTTCAACCACCCTGCTGAGGCCAAGTGGATGAAGAGCATGATACCGGCGGGAGGCAGGAGCCCAGCGGCTTTCTATGGGCTGCCAGCAA AGCCCGAGGCCCTAGTGAACGGTGGCCACCAGCCATCAGAGCGTGGGTGTCCCAGCCATAGCTCCCTCGTCAGCTCAATTGAGAAGGACCTGCAGGACATCATGGACTCACTGGTGCTGGAGGAGCCGGCATCCCCTGGCATCCAGAAGCCGCCGGCCTGTGGCCGGTCCCCTCTCTCCCCTGTGGTGAATGGGGGTGGACGCTGCCTCCTGTCCCCCCTacccagccccggggctgcctcGGGAGGCTCCAGCTACGAGAACTTCTCTCCACTCTCCTCCCcggccagcagcagcagctacaCCAGCCCCTCGCTgagcagccaggagcaggggcCACCTGTGCCCCCCCTTGTCCCACTCCGCTCCTCCAGCTACAACCACACTGTGCAGCCACCCACCCTGCCCAGTGGGAGTCCTAGTGAGCCTTGGCCGGTTGAGAGGCTCGGCGACCATAGGGCAGGCAGCCCCCGGCTGACACCCAGGGTGGCACCGCGGCCACGGGCGGCCCTACAGGAGCGGCCCCCGAGCCCCTTCCGTGAGCCACGGGACTCCCTGGTGCCCAGCCGACAGGCTGCCAGCAGGGCGGTCCCAGAGGCCCGACTGCAGCCCCCGGAGAGCCCGCGGGTGGCCCGGAGGAACATGGAGAGCATGCGGGAGTTGCCCCCCCTGAGCCCCTCCTTGTCACGCCGGGCTGCCAGTCCCCGGGCAGCTCCTGacaccccctccccacagccccggctgggcagggaggtgcCTGGCAGTCCCCGTGCAAGGCGCAAGGGCTTGGAAGAGTCGAGAGGTGCTGGGAGCCCCTCGCCCCCACTGCTGGCAGAGACCTCCACACGCCGCCCCAGCTTTGGCACTTGCCTGAGCCCAACATATGGGCTGAGCTCACCGGCCATGCCCTCGCCCCATCAGAGCCCCCGTGCCCCCAGGAAGCCTTTGGGGGACCCACGTCTGCCAGCGGGGCCACGAGAGCGCAAGAACAGCATCACTGAGATCAGCGACAATGAGGATGAGCTGCTGGAGTACCACCGGCGGCAGCGGCAGGAGCGGGTTcgggagcaggagatggagcgCCTG GAGCGGCAGCGCCTGGAGACCATCCTGAACCTCTGTGCTGAGTACACCAAGACAGACAGCACTGAGCCGGGTGACGTGCCCCGGCTCCTGGCTGGTGATGCGGATCCTGGCCGGCGGGTGcccaggggtgctgtggctctgGGCCGTGCGGCCGAGGAGCTACGGCAGAGGGAGAGCCTGGAGAAATCAGATGAGGAGAACTTGAAGGAGGAGTGCAGTAGCACCGAGAGCACCCACCACGAG CACGAGGAGTTGACAGGCCCCCGGGCCAAAGAGGCACAGCGGCTGGAGGAGGAGCGTGCCATCGTCCTCGGCCACCTGGACCAGCTGAAGGGCCGTGtcaaggagctggagcagcagctgcaggagacaTCACGAGAG GCAGAGATGGAGCGGGCGCTGCTGCAGGGTGAGCGGGAGTCAGAGGCGGCGCGGCTGCggcaggagcaggaagcagtGCAGCAGCTACAGGAGAAGCTCTCCAGCCTGGATGCCAGCATCCGCAAGGAGCGGGACAAG GAAAGGGCAAAGATTGATGCTGAAAGGAAGGAGCTAGAGCAACTCCGGGTGCTTTACCATGAGTCGAAGAGCCACCTTGATAAGTGCCCCGAGTCAATGCGGGAACAGTTGCGGGAGCAGATGCGAAGG GAGGCAGAGGCACTGGAGACAGAGGCCAAGCTGTTTGAGGACCTGGAGTTCCAGCAGCTGGAGCGTGAGAGCCGCCTCGAAGAGGAGCGTGAGGCACGAGGcaagcagctcctgcagagccgGGCCGAGTGCAACCGCAGCATCGCCCGCAGGAAG GAGCGGGTGGCTGCCCTGGATGCCCAAGCTGCCCAGATTCGGCTGCAGAGTGCCCAGGAGGCCGAGCGCCTGACCAGGGAGCGGAGTGgtgtcctgcagctcctgcagaag GAGAATGAGAAGCTCATGTCTCTGGAGAGGCGATACCAGCTCGTCACAGGTGGCAGGAGCTTCCCCAAAATGTCCTCGGCTCTCAGAGAA GAGACCCTCTCAGAGCCTTATGAGCTATTGGAGGGAACTAAGTCCTTGAgccccctgccagcagcagctgcctccttAGCTTCTCCTGCCACCCGCTCCTACCCCAAGGCACAAGAG GAGTACATGAGGCTGTCTGACGTTTTCAGGTTCTGCAGCAATGCTCACGGCCCCAGCCTGGACACTAaagcttctgctgctgcccctgctgctgctcagcgcTCTTTCTTGCTTGCTGTACCTCCAGCAGCCGACGAG TACGTGACCGTTGAGCAACTCTCAGGCATCTTGGGCAGCCTCCACAcccctgctgcttccctgctgggctgcaccCCTCCGGCCCCTTCATCCTCAGCCTgcgctcctcctcctctttcatctctctcttctcccttcatCTCTGCAGAG atggaacagcagctgccaggaggCCCCGTGTGCCTCCCGGCTCTTGATTTAGAGAAATGGTACCAGGAGGTCATGGCTGGCTTTGAGACCTCCTCTTGCCCTGtctctcctccttcttcccctcctccaCTTCCAGCTAAAGCTCACTCCTCTCACAAGGCTCTCCAG GTCTATCGTGCAAAAACAGAGGGTGACGCTGGTGTCCCCACCCCTCGGATGAAGAGTGGGACCCCCTCGTCTTCGCAGCTCAACCTCTCTGTGCTGGGGCGCAGCCCCTCGCCCAAG GGCCCCCCAAGCCCAGCGGGCAGCCTGCCCCGCAACCTGGCGGCCACGCTGCAGGACATCGAGACCAAGCGCCAGTTGGCCCTGCAGCAGAAGG ccaagctgctcccagcagagcccttGCAGCCAGGTGATCTACCAG GTCAGCAGGTGATCGAGGAGCAGAAGCGGCGTCTTGCGGAGCTGAAGCAGAAAGCGGCTGCCGAGGCACAGTCCCAGTGGGAAGCCCTGCATGGACagccccccttccctgctgccttcccccGGCTTGTGCATCACTCCATCCTCCACCACCACCGTCCCCATGGCGCTGGGCCCCGGGCCGAGGAGCTGGACCATGCATATGACACCCTTAGCCTGGAGAGCTCAGACAGCATGGAGACCAGCATCTCCACCGGCAACAACTCTGCCTGCTCACCCGACAACATCTCCAG TGCCAGCGGGATGGAGACAGGGAAGATTGAGGAGATGGAGAAGATGCTGAAGGAGGCACACGCTGAGAAGTCACGGCTGATGGAGTCCCGG GAGCGGGAGATGGAGCTGCGCCGGCAGGCGCTGGAGGACGAGCGCCGGCGCCGGGAGCAGCTGGAACGCCGGCTGCAGGATGAGACCGCACGGCGGCAGAAGCTGGTGGAGAAGGAGGTCAAGCTGCGGGAGAAGCACTTCTCACAG gctCGTCCCCTGACGCGGTACCTCCCCATCCGCAAGGAGGACTTCAACCTGCGGCTGCACATTGAGTCCTCGGGCCACAGCGTGGACACCTGCTACCACGTCATCCTGACTGAGAAGATGTGCAAGGGCTACCTGGTCAAGATGGGGGGCAAGATCAAGTCTTGGAAGAAGCGCTGGTTTGTCTTTGACCGCATGAAGCGCACCCTCTCCTACTACATGG ATAAACACGAGACAAAGTTGAAGGGTGTCATCTACTTCCAAGCCATTGAAGAGGTTTACTACGACCACCTCCGCAGTGCTGCAAAG AGCCCCAACCCTGCACTCACCTTCTGTGTCAAGACCCATGACCGTCTCTACTACATGGTGGCACCCTCGGCCGAAGCCATGCGCATCTGGATGGACGTCATTGTCACCGGGGCAGAGGGTTACACCCAGTTCATGAACTGA
- the PHLDB1 gene encoding pleckstrin homology-like domain family B member 1 isoform X9 codes for MLGSAASQCMGDMGTLPWRVPLGSRTRWQQPVPRSIQYLQAGIMEASGRTPTSPTHRVQNVIQNSPLDLIDTGKGLKVQTEKPHLVSLGSGRLSTAITLLPLEEGKTTIGTAMTDIVLQGPGLVPQHCYIENVQGTLTLHPCGNTCTIDGVTVRRPTRLTQGCTICLGQATFLRFNHPAEAKWMKSMIPAGGRSPAAFYGLPAKPEALVNGGHQPSERGCPSHSSLVSSIEKDLQDIMDSLVLEEPASPGIQKPPACGRSPLSPVVNGGGRCLLSPLPSPGAASGGSSYENFSPLSSPASSSSYTSPSLSSQEQGPPVPPLVPLRSSSYNHTVQPPTLPSGSPSEPWPVERLGDHRAGSPRLTPRVAPRPRAALQERPPSPFREPRDSLVPSRQAASRAVPEARLQPPESPRVARRNMESMRELPPLSPSLSRRAASPRAAPDTPSPQPRLGREVPGSPRARRKGLEESRGAGSPSPPLLAETSTRRPSFGTCLSPTYGLSSPAMPSPHQSPRAPRKPLGDPRLPAGPRERKNSITEISDNEDELLEYHRRQRQERVREQEMERLERQRLETILNLCAEYTKTDSTEPGDVPRLLAGDADPGRRVPRGAVALGRAAEELRQRESLEKSDEENLKEECSSTESTHHEHEELTGPRAKEAQRLEEERAIVLGHLDQLKGRVKELEQQLQETSREAEMERALLQGERESEAARLRQEQEAVQQLQEKLSSLDASIRKERDKERAKIDAERKELEQLRVLYHESKSHLDKCPESMREQLREQMRREAEALETEAKLFEDLEFQQLERESRLEEEREARGKQLLQSRAECNRSIARRKERVAALDAQAAQIRLQSAQEAERLTRERSGVLQLLQKENEKLMSLERRYQLVTGGRSFPKMSSALREETLSEPYELLEGTKSLSPLPAAAASLASPATRSYPKAQEVYRAKTEGDAGVPTPRMKSGTPSSSQLNLSVLGRSPSPKLIPCCPAQGPPSPAGSLPRNLAATLQDIETKRQLALQQKAKLLPAEPLQPGDLPGQQVIEEQKRRLAELKQKAAAEAQSQWEALHGQPPFPAAFPRLVHHSILHHHRPHGAGPRAEELDHAYDTLSLESSDSMETSISTGNNSACSPDNISSASGMETGKIEEMEKMLKEAHAEKSRLMESREREMELRRQALEDERRRREQLERRLQDETARRQKLVEKEVKLREKHFSQARPLTRYLPIRKEDFNLRLHIESSGHSVDTCYHVILTEKMCKGYLVKMGGKIKSWKKRWFVFDRMKRTLSYYMDKHETKLKGVIYFQAIEEVYYDHLRSAAKSPNPALTFCVKTHDRLYYMVAPSAEAMRIWMDVIVTGAEGYTQFMN; via the exons ATGCTGGGAAGTGCAGCATCCCAGTGCATGGGGGACATGGGCACCCTGCCGTGGAGGGTCCCACTCGGCTCCAGGACCAGGTGGCAG CAGCCCGTGCCCAGAAGCATCCAGTATCTCCAGGCAGGCATCATGGAGGCATCTGGCAGGACCCCCACCAGCCCAACCCACAGAGTCCAGAATGTCATCCAG AACAGCCCTCTGGACCTGATTGACACGGGCAAGGGGCTAAAAGTGCAGACAGAGAAGCCACATTTGGTGAGCCTGGGCAGCGGCCGACTCAGCACTGCCATCACGCTCCTGCCCCTGGAGGAAG GAAAGACCACCATCGGCACAGCCATGACAGACATTGTCCTGCAAGGCCCTGGGCTGGTGCCTCAGCACTGCTACATTGAGAACGTGCAGGGGACGCTCACCCTGCACCCCTGTGGCAACACCTGCACCATCGATGGTGTGACTGTCCGGCGGCCCACGCGCCTCACCCAAG GGTGCACCATCTGCCTGGGCCAGGCCACCTTCCTCCGCTTCAACCACCCTGCTGAGGCCAAGTGGATGAAGAGCATGATACCGGCGGGAGGCAGGAGCCCAGCGGCTTTCTATGGGCTGCCAGCAA AGCCCGAGGCCCTAGTGAACGGTGGCCACCAGCCATCAGAGCGTGGGTGTCCCAGCCATAGCTCCCTCGTCAGCTCAATTGAGAAGGACCTGCAGGACATCATGGACTCACTGGTGCTGGAGGAGCCGGCATCCCCTGGCATCCAGAAGCCGCCGGCCTGTGGCCGGTCCCCTCTCTCCCCTGTGGTGAATGGGGGTGGACGCTGCCTCCTGTCCCCCCTacccagccccggggctgcctcGGGAGGCTCCAGCTACGAGAACTTCTCTCCACTCTCCTCCCcggccagcagcagcagctacaCCAGCCCCTCGCTgagcagccaggagcaggggcCACCTGTGCCCCCCCTTGTCCCACTCCGCTCCTCCAGCTACAACCACACTGTGCAGCCACCCACCCTGCCCAGTGGGAGTCCTAGTGAGCCTTGGCCGGTTGAGAGGCTCGGCGACCATAGGGCAGGCAGCCCCCGGCTGACACCCAGGGTGGCACCGCGGCCACGGGCGGCCCTACAGGAGCGGCCCCCGAGCCCCTTCCGTGAGCCACGGGACTCCCTGGTGCCCAGCCGACAGGCTGCCAGCAGGGCGGTCCCAGAGGCCCGACTGCAGCCCCCGGAGAGCCCGCGGGTGGCCCGGAGGAACATGGAGAGCATGCGGGAGTTGCCCCCCCTGAGCCCCTCCTTGTCACGCCGGGCTGCCAGTCCCCGGGCAGCTCCTGacaccccctccccacagccccggctgggcagggaggtgcCTGGCAGTCCCCGTGCAAGGCGCAAGGGCTTGGAAGAGTCGAGAGGTGCTGGGAGCCCCTCGCCCCCACTGCTGGCAGAGACCTCCACACGCCGCCCCAGCTTTGGCACTTGCCTGAGCCCAACATATGGGCTGAGCTCACCGGCCATGCCCTCGCCCCATCAGAGCCCCCGTGCCCCCAGGAAGCCTTTGGGGGACCCACGTCTGCCAGCGGGGCCACGAGAGCGCAAGAACAGCATCACTGAGATCAGCGACAATGAGGATGAGCTGCTGGAGTACCACCGGCGGCAGCGGCAGGAGCGGGTTcgggagcaggagatggagcgCCTG GAGCGGCAGCGCCTGGAGACCATCCTGAACCTCTGTGCTGAGTACACCAAGACAGACAGCACTGAGCCGGGTGACGTGCCCCGGCTCCTGGCTGGTGATGCGGATCCTGGCCGGCGGGTGcccaggggtgctgtggctctgGGCCGTGCGGCCGAGGAGCTACGGCAGAGGGAGAGCCTGGAGAAATCAGATGAGGAGAACTTGAAGGAGGAGTGCAGTAGCACCGAGAGCACCCACCACGAG CACGAGGAGTTGACAGGCCCCCGGGCCAAAGAGGCACAGCGGCTGGAGGAGGAGCGTGCCATCGTCCTCGGCCACCTGGACCAGCTGAAGGGCCGTGtcaaggagctggagcagcagctgcaggagacaTCACGAGAG GCAGAGATGGAGCGGGCGCTGCTGCAGGGTGAGCGGGAGTCAGAGGCGGCGCGGCTGCggcaggagcaggaagcagtGCAGCAGCTACAGGAGAAGCTCTCCAGCCTGGATGCCAGCATCCGCAAGGAGCGGGACAAG GAAAGGGCAAAGATTGATGCTGAAAGGAAGGAGCTAGAGCAACTCCGGGTGCTTTACCATGAGTCGAAGAGCCACCTTGATAAGTGCCCCGAGTCAATGCGGGAACAGTTGCGGGAGCAGATGCGAAGG GAGGCAGAGGCACTGGAGACAGAGGCCAAGCTGTTTGAGGACCTGGAGTTCCAGCAGCTGGAGCGTGAGAGCCGCCTCGAAGAGGAGCGTGAGGCACGAGGcaagcagctcctgcagagccgGGCCGAGTGCAACCGCAGCATCGCCCGCAGGAAG GAGCGGGTGGCTGCCCTGGATGCCCAAGCTGCCCAGATTCGGCTGCAGAGTGCCCAGGAGGCCGAGCGCCTGACCAGGGAGCGGAGTGgtgtcctgcagctcctgcagaag GAGAATGAGAAGCTCATGTCTCTGGAGAGGCGATACCAGCTCGTCACAGGTGGCAGGAGCTTCCCCAAAATGTCCTCGGCTCTCAGAGAA GAGACCCTCTCAGAGCCTTATGAGCTATTGGAGGGAACTAAGTCCTTGAgccccctgccagcagcagctgcctccttAGCTTCTCCTGCCACCCGCTCCTACCCCAAGGCACAAGAG GTCTATCGTGCAAAAACAGAGGGTGACGCTGGTGTCCCCACCCCTCGGATGAAGAGTGGGACCCCCTCGTCTTCGCAGCTCAACCTCTCTGTGCTGGGGCGCAGCCCCTCGCCCAAG CTGATCCCCTGCTGTCCTGCCCAGGGCCCCCCAAGCCCAGCGGGCAGCCTGCCCCGCAACCTGGCGGCCACGCTGCAGGACATCGAGACCAAGCGCCAGTTGGCCCTGCAGCAGAAGG ccaagctgctcccagcagagcccttGCAGCCAGGTGATCTACCAG GTCAGCAGGTGATCGAGGAGCAGAAGCGGCGTCTTGCGGAGCTGAAGCAGAAAGCGGCTGCCGAGGCACAGTCCCAGTGGGAAGCCCTGCATGGACagccccccttccctgctgccttcccccGGCTTGTGCATCACTCCATCCTCCACCACCACCGTCCCCATGGCGCTGGGCCCCGGGCCGAGGAGCTGGACCATGCATATGACACCCTTAGCCTGGAGAGCTCAGACAGCATGGAGACCAGCATCTCCACCGGCAACAACTCTGCCTGCTCACCCGACAACATCTCCAG TGCCAGCGGGATGGAGACAGGGAAGATTGAGGAGATGGAGAAGATGCTGAAGGAGGCACACGCTGAGAAGTCACGGCTGATGGAGTCCCGG GAGCGGGAGATGGAGCTGCGCCGGCAGGCGCTGGAGGACGAGCGCCGGCGCCGGGAGCAGCTGGAACGCCGGCTGCAGGATGAGACCGCACGGCGGCAGAAGCTGGTGGAGAAGGAGGTCAAGCTGCGGGAGAAGCACTTCTCACAG gctCGTCCCCTGACGCGGTACCTCCCCATCCGCAAGGAGGACTTCAACCTGCGGCTGCACATTGAGTCCTCGGGCCACAGCGTGGACACCTGCTACCACGTCATCCTGACTGAGAAGATGTGCAAGGGCTACCTGGTCAAGATGGGGGGCAAGATCAAGTCTTGGAAGAAGCGCTGGTTTGTCTTTGACCGCATGAAGCGCACCCTCTCCTACTACATGG ATAAACACGAGACAAAGTTGAAGGGTGTCATCTACTTCCAAGCCATTGAAGAGGTTTACTACGACCACCTCCGCAGTGCTGCAAAG AGCCCCAACCCTGCACTCACCTTCTGTGTCAAGACCCATGACCGTCTCTACTACATGGTGGCACCCTCGGCCGAAGCCATGCGCATCTGGATGGACGTCATTGTCACCGGGGCAGAGGGTTACACCCAGTTCATGAACTGA